Proteins found in one Hevea brasiliensis isolate MT/VB/25A 57/8 chromosome 18, ASM3005281v1, whole genome shotgun sequence genomic segment:
- the LOC110655177 gene encoding uncharacterized protein LOC110655177 produces MVQLLLAEDLLQSCSRGSDHLAEEEAEVEAPLERSSTDWSIKAEESRSITRPVACSSILLAYSPKRHCLAQAIHSYPPFTVNLTQIQLTSHRLSLSLSPSQSPRPLSVPSPSPFINSTFIDSVLTDLSGPDSERRALIRSRRSLLSLVPLERWRARTYFTGFKTIKLVKGASGREENLSSSLRCKAIAFFNEENSEIEMLWREIELSLASDFFLEENEPTGSTSDPTNQALLTTDSF; encoded by the exons atggtccagctcctactcgcCGAGGATCTATTGCAGTCCTGCTCCCGAGGTTCAGATCATTTGgcggaggaagaggcagaggtagaggcaccgcttgAGCGATCGAGCACAGATTGGTCAATCAAGGCTGAGGAA tcacGCAGCATCACACGTCCTGTAGCTTGTTCGTCCATACTTCTCGCATATAGCCCAAAACGTCACTGTTTAGCACAAGCCATTCATTCCTATCCTCCATTCACTGTGAACCTAACCCAAATACAGCTTACATCTcaccgtctctctctctctctctctccctctcagtCCCCTCGCCCTCTCTCAGTCCCCTCGCCATCTCCTTTTATCAACTCTACCTTCATCGACAGTGTTCTGACTGACTTGTCAGGTCCGGACTCCGAACGCCGAGCACTGATAAGATCCAGAAGATCTCTTCTGAGCTTAGTTCCTCTGGAAAGATGGAGAGCAAGAACGTATTTTACTGGTTTCAAAACCATAAAGCTAGTGAAGGGCGCAAGCGGCAGAGAAGAAAATCTTTCGTCTTCTCTAAGATGTAAGGCCATAGCtttctttaatgaagaaaactctgaaattgaaatgttgtggaGAGAAATTGAACTATCGTTGGCATCAGATTTTTTTCTTGAAGAGAATGAG CCTACAGGTTCCACATCAGACCCAACTAATCAAGCTCTCCTAACTACTGATTCCTTTTGA